The Heptranchias perlo isolate sHepPer1 chromosome 40, sHepPer1.hap1, whole genome shotgun sequence genome has a window encoding:
- the LOC137305585 gene encoding ferritin heavy chain, oocyte isoform-like isoform X2 encodes MVSQVCQNYHKECEAGVNKQINMELYSSYVYLSMSYYFDRDDVALCHFAEFFKEQSHEEREHAEKLLKFQNRRGGRIILEDIKKPEQDEWSNGLEAMQRALQMEKNVNQSLLDLHKLSTERTDPHLCDFLESHYLDEQVKMIKKLGDHITNLKRLGAPENGMGVYLFDKHSLH; translated from the exons ATGGTTTCCCAAGTATGtcagaactatcacaaggagtgtgaggctggtgtcaacaagcagatcaatatggagctctattcctcctatgtttaccTCTCCATG tcctattactttgaccgggatgatgttgccctgtgtcactttgctgagttcttcaaggagcagtcacatgaggaacgggagcacgctgagaaactgctgaaattccagaatcgGCGTGGGGGCCGAATCATCTTGGAGGACATCAAG aagccagagcaggatgagtggagcaatggtctggaggcgatgcagagagctctgcagatggagaagaatgtgaaccagagtctgctggatctgcacaaactgtccactgagaggacagaccctcat ttgtgtgacttcctggagagccactacttggatgaacaagtgaagatgatcaagaagcttggagatcacatcaccaacctgaagagactgggagcccctgagaatggcatgggagtgtacctgtttgacaagcacaGCCTGCATTGA
- the LOC137305585 gene encoding ferritin heavy chain, oocyte isoform-like isoform X1, protein MVSQVCQNYHKECEAGVNKQINMELYSSYVYLSMSYYFDRDDVALRHFAKFFKEQSHEEREHAEKLLKFQNQRGGRIIFEDIKKPEQDEWGNGLEVMQRALQMEKDVNQSLLNLHKLSTERTDPHLCDFLETHNLDEQVKMIKKLGDHITNLKRLGAPENGMGVYLFDKHSLH, encoded by the exons ATGGTTTCCCAAGTATGtcagaactatcacaaggagtgtgaggctggtgtcaacaagcagatcaatatggagctctattcctcctatgtttaccTCTCCATG TCttattactttgaccgggatgatgttgccctgcgtcactttgccaagttcttcaaggagcagtcacatgaggaacgggagcacgctgagaaactgctgaaattccagaatcagcgtggaGGCCGAATCATCTTTGAGGATATCAAG aagccagagcaggatgagtggggcaatggtctggaggtgatgcagagagctctgcagatggagaaggatgtgaaccagagtctgctgaatctgcacaaactgtccactgagaggacagaccctcat ttgtgtgacttcctggagacccacaacttggatgaacaagtgaagatgatcaagaagcttggagatcacatcaccaacctgaagagactgggagcccctgagaatggcatgggagtgtacctgtttgacaagcacaGCCTGCATTGA
- the LOC137305567 gene encoding ferritin heavy chain, oocyte isoform-like — MASQVCQNYHKECEDGVNKQINMELYSSYVYLSMSYYFDRDDVALRHFAEFFKEQSHEEREHAEKLLKFQNQRGGRIILEDIKKPEQDEWSNGLEAMQRALQMEKNVNQSLLDLHKLSTERTDPHLCDFLESHYLDEQVKMIKKLGDHITNLKRLGAPENGMGVYLFDKDTLGESD, encoded by the exons atggcttcccaagtgtgtcagaactatcacaaggagtgtgaggatggtgtcaacaagcagatcaatatggagctctattcctcctatgtttatctcTCTATG tcctattactttgaccgggatgatgttgccctgcgtcactttgctgagttcttcaaggagcagtcacatgaggaacgggagcatgctgagaaactgctgaaattccagaatcagcgtggGGGCCGAATCATCTTGGAGGATATCAAG aagccagagcaggatgagtggagcaatggtctggaggcgatgcagagagctctgcagatggagaagaatgtgaaccagagtctgctggatctgcacaaactctccactgagaggacagaccctcat ttgtgtgacttcctggagagccactacttggatgaacaagtgaagatgatcaagaagcttggagatcacatcaccaacctgaagagactgggagcccctgagaatggcatgggagtgtacctgtttgacaaggacaccctgggggagagtgattaa
- the LOC137305576 gene encoding ferritin heavy chain, oocyte isoform-like codes for MASQVCQNYHKECEDGVNKQINMELYSSYVYLSVSYYFDRDDVSLRHFAEFFKEQSHEEREHAEKLLKFQNQRGGRIIFEDIKKPEQDEWGNGLEVMQRALQMEKDVNQSLLDLHKLSTERTDPHLCDFLETHYLDEQVKMIKKLGDHITNLKRLGAPENGMGVYLFDKLTLGEE; via the exons ATGGCTTCTCAAGTGTGTCAGAattaccacaaggagtgtgaggatggtgtcaacaagcagatcaatatggagctctattcctcctatgtttatcttTCTGTG tcctattactttgaccgggatgatgtttccctgcgtcactttgctgagttcttcaaggagcagtcacatgaggaacgggagcacgctgagaaactgctgaaattccagaatcagcgtggaGGCCGAATCATCTTTGAGGACATCAAG aagccagagcaggatgagtggggcaatggtctggaggtgatgcagagagctctgcagatggagaaggatgtgaaccagagtctgctggatctgcacaaactgtccactgagaggacagaccctcat ttgtgtgacttcctggagacccactacttggatgaacaagtgaagatgatcaagaagcttggagatcacatcaccaacctgaagagactgggagcccctgagaatggcatgggagtgtacctgtttgacaagctcaCCCTGGGGGAGGAGTGA
- the LOC137305415 gene encoding ferritin heavy chain-like, with the protein MGLALGLSKVAIYRSRLDPAHGGAVTPTVCLSSAAFLAPRWPWRGSTRCLPSYYFDRDDVALRHFVKFFKEQSQEKHEDAEKLLKFQNHLGGYPVNWLRLPFQKPEQDEWSNGLEVMQRALQMEKDVNQSLLDLHKLSTERTDPHTHYLDEQVKMIKKLGDHITNLKRLGAPENGMGVYLFDKHTLGESD; encoded by the exons ATGGGTCTGGCCCTGGGCCTGTCCAAAGtggccatctacaggtccaggctcGACCCGGCCCATGGGGGGGCGGTCACTCCGaccgtctgcctctcttccgcagcaTTCCTCGCGCCGcgatggccctggagagggagcacgcggtgtctgccg tcctattactttgaccgggatgatgttgccctgcgtcactttgtcaagttcttcaaggagcagtcacagGAGAAACATGAGGATGCTGAGAAattgctgaaattccagaatcatcTTGGAGGATATCCAG TGAACTGGCTGAGACTtccttttcagaagccagagcaggatgagtggagcaatggtctggaggtgatgcagagagctctgcagatggagaaggatgtgaaccagagtctgctggatctgcacaaactgtccactgagaggacagaccctcat acccactacttggatgaacaagtgaagatgatcaagaagcttggagatcacatcaccaacctgaagagactgggagcccctgagaatggcatgggagtgtacctgtttgacaagcacacattgggggagagtgattaA